One genomic region from Anopheles bellator chromosome 2, idAnoBellAS_SP24_06.2, whole genome shotgun sequence encodes:
- the LOC131212526 gene encoding UDP-N-acetylhexosamine pyrophosphorylase-like protein 1, which translates to MGEQQQYEAQKKELSKWNQQHLLTFWPDLCEAERAKLLESLRDGVDCASLDDAFRRAMATATSAKEDLNDLLKPLEKEMLLSVEAASEAELQELQEVGLDRIRAGEVGVILLAGGQGTRLGSTAPKGTYNVGLPSGKSLFQLQAERIRKLEQLAGPGARIPWFIMTSEHTHRETVEYFQVNDYFGLPVEQVVLFRQRSVPCVDLAGRILLDDKWKAATAPDGNGGIYRALKDEGILDTLERDGVKFLHAHSVDNILIKVADPVFMGYCVRKRADCGVKVIEKVEPNEAIGVLCDVKGKYQVVEYSELSQETANRRNPSDGKLTFNAGNICNHFFTTEFLRRIADTTMPLHVAKKKIPYVDTEEGSATRGQRLKPTTPNGIKMEKFIFDVFPLAERFVALEGRREEEFSALKNSDSVGFDCPSSVRGDIYRLHRKWLISAGALEVSGGLKEAACEIAPLLSYAGEGLEKIARGQSFHCPVHLSAVDEP; encoded by the coding sequence ATGGGAGAACAACAGCAGTATGAGGCACAGAAGAAGGAGCTCTCCAAATGGAACCAGCAACACTTGCTAACCTTTTGGCCGGATCTTTGTGAAGCTGAGCGAGCCAAGCTCCTCGAATCCCTGAGAGATGGTGTCGACTGTGCCTCCTTGGATGATGCATTCCGCCGCGCGATGGCGACCGCCACGTCGGCAAAAGAAGATCTGAACGATTTGCTCAAACCactggaaaaggaaatgctTCTGTCGGTCGAAGCCGCTTCCGAGGCGGAGCTGCAGGAACTCCAAGAAGTTGGCCTGGATCGGATACGCGCCGGTGAGGTGGGTGTAATATTGTTGGCTGGTGGCCAAgggactcggctcggctcaacGGCACCGAAGGGCACGTACAATGTGGGATTGCCGTCGGGAAAATCGCTGTTTCAGCTGCAAGCCGAACGCATCCGCAAGCTGGAACaattggccgggccgggcgcacGTATCCCGTGGTTCATAATGACCAGCGAGCATACGCATCGAGAAACGGTCGAATACTTCCAGGTGAACGACTACTTTGGTTTACCGGTCGAACAAGTGGTCCTGTTTCGCCAGCGCAGTGTGCCGTGCGTCGATCTGGCAGGTCGCATTCTGTTGGACGACAAATGGAAAGCAGCCACCGCACCCGATGGCAACGGAGGCATCTACCGTGCGCTGAAGGACGAAGGCATACTGGACACGCTGGAACGGGACGGGGTGAAGTTCCTGCACGCCCACAGCGTCGATAACATACTGATCAAGGTGGCGGATCCGGTTTTCATGGGCTACTGCGTTCGAAAGCGAGCCGACTGCGGAGTGAAAGTGATCGAGAAGGTGGAGCCCAACGAAGCGATCGGGGTTTTGTGCGACGTTAAGGGAAAGTATCAAGTGGTAGAGTACAGTGAGCTATCGCAAGAGACGGCCAATCGAAGGAACCCGTCCGATGGAAAGCTCACGTTCAATGCGGGCAACATTTGCAATCACTTTTTCACCACCGAGTTTCTACGCCGAATCGCGGACACTACGATGCCACTACACGTggcaaagaagaaaattccTTACGTCGACACCGAAGAGGGGTCAGCGACACGAGGGCAGCGCCTGAAGCCGACCACCCCGAACGGTATCAAGATGGAAAAGTTCATATTCGACGTGTTTCCGCTGGCGGAACGGTTCGTCGCGCTGGAGGGTCGACGGGAGGAAGAGTTCAGTGCCCTTAAGAACAGCGATTCGGTCGGCTTCGATTGCCCATCGAGCGTTCGGGGCGATATCTATCgactgcaccggaagtggcttATCAGTGCCGGGGCACTAGAAGTGAGCGGTGGTCTCAAAGAAGCCGCTTGCGAAATTGCACCCCTTCTGTCGTACGCCGGCGAAGGCCTGGAGAAAATTGCTCGAGGCCAAAGCTTTCACTGCCCGGTCCATCTGAGCGCCGTCGATGAACCATAA
- the LOC131208012 gene encoding paired amphipathic helix protein Sin3a, with protein MKRGRTDEIQFGQPRPQQATGQQRIITTSQPHNAGTAGAGSTIQYQITPNVIKTSAVTPSDSAPSITGIVSSQQSSQLPPQQATSVQYTSSYNSPIGANLIKGQQQQSAVGQQQPTQQQQQVHVVNSTNQVRSTPGHKAAPSGPNSGSTTGTGTGQVIANMSPGVLPGGGSGGPGQQPTQQQQQQGGSPTAPQGQAQLQRLKVEDALSYLDQVKYRFGNQPQVYNDFLDIMKEFKSQSIDTPGVIQRVSNLFKGHPELIVGFNTFLPPGYKIEVQANDQGYAFQVSVSVPSTSTGTSVAPTPSPHKYNTIFQGVGQIVQATAGGGGGGASSNPPNPTSAPTMGVNLMSYGTAGGGHSVAGATTTTAGGTAAAAIVPVLSGTMQQPSSGASAITVNAAPVVAPQNAQPLPTIAAATIAPQMAQNFATRDHRGGDLHHRERTISTGGSTSNASLPTTVTAVVDTSTVTVVAGGGQPPQSQQSIHRMISQQVITQQPTTAGSIVPPTAMVAAIPPSQQQQQQQHHQQQLQTAAAQLEGATGQQIVVPGGVVVPTSAPPNTPTANQPVEFNHAITYVNKIKNRFHSQPEKYKRFLEILHTYQREQKTQKETAQSGSSSNAKQLTEAEVYTQVAKLFDNQEDLLREFGQFLPDATGNHQNQGSGVMSAAGVLHGTNKNHSLSTAHDSPLQHHAAHQQQLSVAGGGTGNVSATGGTLSGGTAVHGSGKKLSNSGGGGTGAGGMGIGHMKNYSSLHSNLIRLQQDRDYATVAAACGDGKDYAIVTPSGTTGLPSGGGVGGLPSRGAGGVLLEKDRNHVASGSGSSLNQKYIHNASMGSLGGSMSGAGNVLPPGLSGAGGSMGPHVMSNMSHGGGGGAIKRSPSYSSQMVSIGGMAGNLSSPRDHRAGGVDGGLGGPPPIKRHKPICRDVSLAEASKYGTLNDYAFFDKVRKALRSPDVYANFLRCLTLFNQEIVSKSDLLTLITPFLSRYPDLLKWFQDFVGSPSGAATECVPLSAAAAAAQRQDRSQNELATDIDLSTCKRLGASYCALPKSHENVKCTGRTSLCRDVLNDTWVSFPTWSEDSTFVTSRKTQYEEFIYRCEDERFELDVVIETNSATIRVLEGVQKRLTRMSQDEISRFRLDDCLGGTSPTIHQRALRRIYGDKAADIIQGLKKNPSVAVPVVLRRMKAKEEEWREAQKSFNKQWREQNEKYYLKSLDHQGINFKQTDIKALRSKSLFNEIETLFDEVSYMKRHEQIEDSGVSSTQAGGGPHMTIPYKDKTILEDAANLLIHHVKRQTGIQKQEKARIKHMLRQFVPDLFFAPRQQLSEDEREEDDKDMDVDQDEDDCSSGAGTKPSSSNTKKATGNSGSTGNSNATGSTTASATELSSSKEECGNSGSSEGGSTTGSKVVGSYESPTMVAPAVNSAGATGASASFTTPTTTSSSSLGAESTNSCSSVVPGEASNSSRNSASGTAATATPESGSTDNQLSIKTEIKDENDVAGGSSQDQGTGGRQPMSPPPLPAHALGKHIEEAYTLFFANNNWYLFLRLHAILCERLRTIYERAQIIAAEERAYESTRNNSTATALRLKPKSEIRIEEYYSTFLEMLKNLLDGNMESSSYEDTLREMFGIHAYIVFTLDRVVQNAVRQLQHCVTERGALECVDLFQNRKGTVGGLCRTANRRIAAELAYQRKAEASLQDENCYKIYIYKIDCRVTIELLDTESEDTTNNFVNSQAYSSYVDRLSNPTAGAGTGSDSGAGGDGATGSSGGGGGSTTLLDSGNARNNHNTNVANSVAKSKVEEGGGTAEGAEPEIKIEKPDDELRHPVNAVTQRQLFLARNLRHFKKCNRHDKKPQPVTIDGKSATDGSTTSWPVVPSDSEDTVSGEDTTAGERANLKVSKCTTVKGGTPMANDSVNSEQTLDSKHVTCNDDDDKTKTGTVAPPPYTTTNATTVPPNALSAAAASAAGSGGGSAGKGTSNMNNNNNINNMNNNSIGSGGGSGKKSDNPLWYGSSSASCTTTSSGKKSSAPERLSSMNGDHSLYIDDTEQLKMDNHFKASKVRNKKYTMYRVGSLSRAYKSHPAVTKRKHRKFSAFVSRWLDRNVSSTQRDVCTDWLLGRQTTTAGTGTTTTTTQSLTTTVVVQNTDLNRTPYVTYKRYKVESAEYS; from the exons ATGAAGCGAGGCAGAACGGACGAGATTCAGTTTGGGCAACCTAGGCCACAGCAAGCAACAGGACAGCAGCGCATTATTACGACCTCGCAGCCTCATAATGCCGGTACCGCCGGCGCTGGCTCGACGATACAGTATCAAATCACACCGAATGTTATCAAAACGTCTGCTGTTACTCCATCCGATTCGGCACCGTCCATAACTGGCATAGTCTCCTCGCAGCAATCGTCACAGCTTCCACCGCAACAAGCGACCAGTGTCCAGTACACGTCTT CTTATAACTCTCCGATTGGAGCAAATCTAATTAAaggccagcaacaacaatcggcagttggtcagcagcagccaactcagcagcaacaacaagtTCACGTGGTGAATTCAACAAACCAGGTTCGAAGCACACCGGGTCATAAGGCGGCGCCTTCAGGCCCGAATTCCGGCTCAACCACAGGCACTGGTACCGGACAAGTCATAGCAAACATGTCGCCCGGAGTTTTACCAGGAGGGGGCAGCGGTGGCCCTGGCCAGCAACcaacgcaacagcagcagcagcagggtggtTCCCCGACAGCACCGCAAGGACAGGCTCAGCTGCAGCGCCTGAAAGTGGAAGACGCGCTCAGCTATCTCGATCAAGTGAAGTACCGGTTCGGTAACCAACCGCAGGTGTACAATGACTTCCTGGACATCATGAAAGAGTTCAAATCTCAAAGCATCGACACACCGGGCGTTATCCAACGAGTTTCGAATCTTTTCAAAGGCCACCCGGAGCTGATCGTGGGATTCAATACGTTCCTTCCGCCGGGTTACAAAATCGAGGTGCAAGCCAACGATCAGGGCTACGCCTTCCaagtgtcggtgtcggtgcccTCGACCTCGACCGGTACGTCGGTCGCTCCGACGCCATCGCCTCACAAGTACAATACCATTTTCCAGGGCGTTGGCCAGATTGTGCAAGCAAcagccggtggcggcggaggagggGCTTCGAGCAATCCCCCGAATCCGACGAGTGCACCAACGATGGGTGTGAATCTCATGTCTTATGgaaccgccggtggtggtcactcGGTTGCGGGGGCTACAACtaccaccgccggtggcacTGCAGCTGCTGCTATCGTGCCCGTGCTCAGTGGAACCATGCAGCAACCGTCGTCGGGTGCGTCGGCGATCACCGTTAATGCtgccccggtggtggcacctCAGAACGCTCAGCCATTACCAACGATTGCGGCAGCCACCATAGCACCGCAAATGGCGCAAAATTTCGCCACACGTGACCATCGTGGCGGCGATCTCCACCATCGGGAACGCACTATCTCCACGGGTGGCTCCACAAGCAATGCTAGCCTACCGACAACAGTTACCGCTGTAGTGGACACATCGACGGTGACGGTTGTTGCAGGCGGTGGTCAACCGCCGCAATCTCAGCAAAGCATCCACCGCATGATCTCGCAGCAAGTCATTACTCAACAACCAACGACGGCCGGTTCCATCGTTCCTCCGACGGCTATGGTGGCGGCCATACCACcatcacagcagcagcagcaacaacagcaccaccagcagcaattACAAACGGCAGCAGCCCAGCTAGAGGGAGCCACGGGTCAGCAGATAGTGGTGCCGGGTGGCGTGGTCGTTCCTACGTCCGCACCTCCGAACACGCCCACAGCGAACCAGCCGGTCGAATTCAATCATGCCATTACGTATGTTAACAAGATCAAGAATCGGTTCCACTCGCAGCCGGAAAAGTACAAAAGATTTCTCGAGATTCTGCACACCTACCAGAGGGAGCAGAAAACGCAGAAGGAAACGGCCCAAAGTGGCAGCTCGTCCAACGCCAAACAGCTGACCGAAGCGGAGGTGTACACGCAAGTGGCGAAGCTTTTCGATAATCAGGAAGATTTGCTGCGCGAATTCGGTCAGTTCCTGCCGGATGCAACGGGCAACCATCAGAATCAAGGGAGCGGTGTAATGTCAGCCGCCGGAGTTTTGCACGGCACCAACAAGAATCATAGTCTGTCGACGGCACACGATTCGCCGCTACAGCACCACGCCGCACATCAGCAGCAGTTGAGTGTTGCTGGCGGCGGTACAGGAAACGTTTCGGCCACTGGAGGAACACTGTCGGGTGGAACTGCTGTGCATGGGAGTGGCAAAAAGCTATCAaacagtggcggtggtggtaccggtgccggcggaatGGGAATCGGCCATATGAAGAACTACAGCAGCTTGCATTCGAATTTGATACGCTTGCAGCAGGATCGCGACTACGccacggtggcagcggccTGTGGGGACGGGAAAGACTACGCGATCGTTACACCAAGTGGAACAACGGGGCTTCCTTCCGGAGGCGGCGTTGGTGGCTTACCCTCCAGAGGTGCAGGAGGGGTGCTGTTGGAGAAGGACCGAAACCATGTGGCCAGCGGTAGCGGGAGCAGCTTGAACCAGAAGTATATCCATAACGCTTCGATGGGATCGCTCGGGGGAAGTATGTCGGGCGCAGGCAATGTGCTTCCACCGGGGCTGTCCGGTGCTGGCGGCAGTATGGGGCCGCATGTCATGTCGAACATGTCCCacggcggaggcggtggtgcCATCAAGCGTTCACCGTCGTACTCATCGCAAATGGTATCGATCGGCGGGATGGCGGGCAATCTGTCGTCGCCGCGTGATCATCGGGCCGGAGGAGTCGATGGCGGTCTTGGTGGTCCGCCCCCCATTAAGCGTCATAAGCCGATTTGTCGGGACGTGTCGCTGGCGGAGGCGTCCAAGTACGGGACACTGAACGATTATGCATTTTTCGACAAGGTCCGCAAAGCGCTACGGAGCCCCGATGTGTACGCCAACTTTCTCCGTTGTCTGACGTTGTTCAATCAGGAGATTGTATCGAAATCGGATCTTTTAACGCTGATCACACCGTTCCTGAGCCGCTATCCGGACTTGCTCAAGTGGTTCCAAGATTTCGTGGGCTCTCCCAGCGGAGCGGCCACCGAGTGTGTGCCACtgtcggcggcagcggcagccgcccAGCGACAGGATCGCTCCCAGAACGAGCTGGCGACGGATATTGATCTGTCGACGTGCAAACGACTTGGCGCCAGCTACTGCGCACTGCCCAAGTCGCACGAAAATGTCAAGTGCACCGGTCGGACCAGTCTGTGCCGGGATGTGCTGAACGATACGTGGGTTTCGTTCCCGACCTGGTCGGAAGATTCCACGTTCGTCACGTCGCGCAAAACGCAGTACGAGGAGTTTATCTATCGATGTGAGGACGAACGGTTCGAGCTGGACGTGGTGATCGAAACGAACAGTGCCACGATTCGGGTGCTCGAGGGAGTCCAGAAGCGCCTGACGCGAATGTCGCAGGACGAAATcagtcggtttcggttggacGACTGTTTAGGTGGAACGTCACCGACGATACACCAGCGGGCGCTGAGGCGAATCTATGGGGATAAGGCGGCGGACATTATTCAGGGGCTCAAGAAGAACCCATCCGTTGCTGTACCCGTCGTGTTGCGGCGCATGAAAGCAAAGGAAGAGGAATGGCGCGAAGCGCAAAAG AGTTTCAATAAGCAATGGCGTGAGCAGAACGAAAAGTACTATCTAAAATCGTTGGATCACCAGGGTATCAACTTCAAGCAGACGGACATCAAAGCTCTCCGTTCGAAAAGTTTGTTCAATGAAATTGAGACACTTTTTGATGAGGTGAGTTACATGAAG CGTCACGAGCAAATCGAAGATTCGGGTGTCTCGTCAACGCAagccggtggtgggccacaCATGACGATACCGTACAAGGACAAGACAATACTCGAAGATGCAGCAAATTTGCTAATACACCATGTTAAGCGCCAAACTGGCATCCAGAAGCAGGAGAAAGCACGGATAAAGCACATGCTGCGCCAATTTGTGCCGGATTTGTTCTTCGCCCCCCGGCAACAGCTGAGCGAAGACGAACGGGAAGAAG ACGACAAAGATATGGATGTCGACCAGGATGAAGATGATTGTAGTAGTGGTGCCGGGACGAAACCTTCCTCTTCAAACACGAAGAAAGCAACTGGTAACAGTGGCTCAACAGGCAATAGCAATGCCACCGGTTCTACCACTGCGTCAGCTACGGAACTGTCATCATCCAAAGAGGAGTGTGGCAATAGCGGTTCCTCAGAAGGCGGCAGTACTACCGGTTCGAAGGTTGTGGGGTCTTACGAGTCACCGACAATGGTGGCACCGGCAGTTAATAGTGCTGGCGCGACAGGCGCCTCCGCTTCTTTCACCACACCAACCACcacttcttcgtcgtcgttgggagCAGAAAGTACAAACAGCTGCAGCAGTGTTGTCCCCGGAGAAGCAAGCAACAGCAGTAGAAACAGTGCTTCCGgaactgctgctactgctacgCCTGAGAGCGGTTCGACCGATAACCAGCTTTCgataaaaacagaaattaagGATGAAAATGATGTGGCCGGTGGTTCATCACAAGACCAAGGCACCGGTGGTCGACAGCCCATGAGTCCGCCTCCGTTACCGGCGCACGCCCTTGGCAAACATATT GAAGAGGCGTACACGCTGTTCTTTGCCAACAACAACTGGTACCTGTTCCTGCGGCTGCACGCGATCCTGTGTGAGCGTTTGCGAACGATCTACGAGCGGGCCCAAATCATTGCCGCGGAGGAACGTGCCTACGAGAGCacccgcaacaacagcaccgccACGGCGCTGCGCTTGAAGCCGAAAAGCGAAATCCGCATCGAAGAGTATTACAGCACGTTCCTGGAGATGCTAAAGAATCTGCTCGATGGAAACATGGAATCGAGCAGCTACGAGGACACCCTCCGGGAGATGTTTGGAATCCACGCGTACATTGTTTTCACACTGGACCGG GTTGTGCAAAACGCGGTGCGCCAGTTGCAACACTGCGTCACGGAGCGGGGCGCCCTCGAGTGTGTGGATCTGTTCCAGAACCGCAAAGGCACCGTCGGTGGTTTGTGTAGGACCGCAAACCGTCGCATTGCTGCCGAGCTCGCTTACCAGCGAAAGGCGGAGGCCTCGCTGCAGGATGAAAACTGCTACAAGATTTATATC TATAAAATTGACTGTCGCGTCACGATCGAGCTGCTCGATACCGAGTCGGAAGATACGACAAACAACTTCGTTAACTCACAAGCGTACAGTTCGTACGTCGATCGGTTGTCGAATCCgacggccggtgccggcactGGTAGTGATAGTGGCGCCGGTGGAGACGGAGCTACTggcagcagtggcggtggcggcggcagtacTACACTCCTGGACAGCGGCAATGCTAGGAACAATCACAACACAAATGTAGCAAACTCCGTTGCGAAAAGCAAGGTCGAGGAAGGAGGAGGAACTGCTGAAGGTGCAGAGCCCGAAATTAAAATCGAGAAACCGGACGACGAGTTG CGTCATCCCGTGAACGCCGTCACACAACGCCAACTGTTCTTGGCCCGAAACTTGCGCCATTTCAAGAAGTGCAATCGGCACGATAAAAAACCACAGCCAGTGACCATCGATGGTAAAAGCGCGACGGACGGTTCTACGACATCGTGGCCGGTGGTACCTTCGGATTCGGAAGATACTGTTTCTGGTGAGGACACGACTGCCGGGGAGCGAGCTAACCTGAAGGTTTCAAAATGCACCACTGTAAAAGGGGGAACTCCCATGGCCAATGATAGCGTTAACTCTGAACAAACGCTCGATTCAAAGCATGTCAcctgcaacgacgacgatgacaaaacgaaaactggaacagtggcaccaccaccgtacacGACGACTAATGCTACCACCGTTCCACCGAATGccttatcagcagcagcagctagcgCAGctggcagtggtggtggtagcgcgGGAAAAGGAACTAGTAAcatgaacaacaacaacaacatcaacaataTGAACAACAACAGTATCGGTAGTGGCGGCGGAAGTGGCAAAAAATCCGACAATCCGCTGTGgtacggcagcagcagcgccagctgCACCACCACTAGTAGTGGCAAGAAATCGTCCGCGCCGGAGCGATTATCGAGCATGAACGGAGATCACAGTCTGTACATCGACGATACGGAGCAACTGAAGATGGACAATCATTTTAAAGCGTCCAAagttcgaaacaaaaaatatacgATGTATCGAGTCGGTTCGTTGTCGCGTGCATACAAG AGCCACCCGGCAGTTACGAAGCGAAAGCATAGGAAATTCAGCGCATTTGTGAGCAGGTGGCTGGATCGGAACGTATCGTCCACGCAGCGTGACGTGTGCACCGACTGGTTGCTAGGCAgacagacgacgacggcgggtacggggacgacgacaacgacgacgcaaAGCTTAACCACCACCGTGGTCGTACAGAACACCGACCTTAACCGCACGCCGTACGTAACGTACAAACGCTACAAAGTTGAGAGCGCAGAGTACAGTTGA